GCGCATGGCGAAAGAAAAATTTGACCGCTCGAAACCGCACGTGAACGTTGGGACGATTGGCCACATCGACCACGGCAAGACCACCTTGACGGCGGCGCTGACGAAGGTGGCGGCGGACAAGGGGTGGGCGAAGTATGTGTCGTAT
This region of Vicinamibacterales bacterium genomic DNA includes:
- a CDS encoding GTP-binding protein — encoded protein: MAKEKFDRSKPHVNVGTIGHIDHGKTTLTAALTKVAADKGWAKYVSY